A window of Malania oleifera isolate guangnan ecotype guangnan chromosome 5, ASM2987363v1, whole genome shotgun sequence contains these coding sequences:
- the LOC131156753 gene encoding uncharacterized protein LOC131156753, translating to MAFSYVAKVGKIGLHIPWHFLHFLVSIWFLAYGVARVIRSYLISLGLLRWYDNLNMNNLRYLAIVVESEEARKTSRVIKLLQWLAAMGVKHVALYDMEGVLKKSKTTILEKVNAIPWEEACEDESLRDGKHMILEFTSLSDGKEAVAKAANYLFVKNSKSRKLDGDNGQPTFTESNVSEALKAIGCGGPEIDLLLIYGPVRCHLGFSAWRMRYTEIVHMGPLASMKYGSLKKAIHKFTRVHQNYGK from the exons GTAGGCAAAATAGGGCTTCATATACCATggcattttcttcattttttggtCTCCATCTGGTTCCTTGCTTATGGTGTGGCTCGGGTTATAAGGAGCTATCTTATCTCTCTTGGATTGTTGAGGTGGTACGACAACCTTAATATGAACAACTTGAGGTACCTAGCCATTGTGGTAGAAAGTGAAGAAGCTCGCAAGACATCAAGAGTTATTAAGCTTTTGCAGTGGCTTGCTGCCATGGGGGTTAAGCATGTTGCCCTGTATGACATGGAAG GAGTGCTAAAGAAATCGAAGACAACTATCTTGGAGAAGGTTAATGCAATACCATGGGAG GAAGCCTGTGAAGATGAGTCTCTTCGTGATGGAAAGCATATGATTTTGGAATTCACTTCACTGTCTGATGGAAAGGAAGCAGTGGCCAAAGCTGCTAACTATCTTTttgtaaaaaattcaaaatcacgTAAACTTGATGGTGATAATGGACAGCCAACCTTCACAGAATCCAATGTTTCTGAGGCACTGAAAGCCATTG GTTGTGGAGGGCCAGAAATTGACTTGTTGCTAATTTATGGACCTGTAAGGTGCCATCTCGGATTCTCTGCATGGCGAATGCGATACACTGAGATAGT ACACATGGGACCATTGGCGTCCATGAAATATGGTTCCCTGAAAAAAGCCATTCACAAGTTCACCAGGGTGCACCAGAACTACG GTAAATGA